From the Brassica napus cultivar Da-Ae chromosome A8, Da-Ae, whole genome shotgun sequence genome, one window contains:
- the LOC106434232 gene encoding phosphatidylinositol-3-phosphatase SAC1, which yields MAKSENSTTSTYSSSAKAQPSSDSEAGPDSYALEKFKLYETRARFYLVGSDRSKRFFRVLKIDRSEPSELNISEDPVVYSPQEIKSLLQRISEGNRATGGLAFVAKVYGIAGCAKFMESYYLVLVTKRRQIGCICGHAIYAIDESQMITVPHATIQSDAANSKTELRYKKLLSSVDLTKDFFYSYTYPIMRSLQKNVLSSGEEGVPYDNIFVWNAYLTQPIRSRCNNTIWTLALVHGHFKQIRLSIYGRDFSVTLVSRRSRHFAGTRYLKRGVNDRGRVANDVETEQLVFDEEAGSCKGKMTSVVQMRGSIPLFWSQEASRFSPKPDIFLQRYDPTYESTKMHFEDLVNRYGNPIIVLNLIKSVEKRPREMVLRREFAKAVGYLNSIFPEENRFKFIHWDFHKFAKSKSANVLAVLGAVASEALDLTGFYFSGKPKIVKKKASQLSHASTGREQSLRDLRAYSLELSRGESSNDILSALANREKEMKLSQQKRDDGTDSAAPRYQSGVLRTNCIDCLDRTNVAQYAYGLAALGRQLHAIGLSDTSKIDPDSSIAAALMDMYQGMGDALAQQYGGSAAHNTVFPERQGKWKATTQSREFLKSIKRYYSNTYTDGEKQDAINLFLGYFQPQEGKPALWELDSDYYLHVSGIGDDIFPERGLQSIAKPMSGIGVNLAPVPAFREDFSRKKLTSFDKLIEQTCSSIKNVRLCSETDQRPGGSTGSTGVAPDAAEIQLKTPNWLFGSRKPKESGSATKPDADDSEKGVTSSERVNDFCNLDWLSQSNDHQEDIFQRYLSITSTNEANGWYGGTLLGDQDENSEIFRHYAQFCQCPAMEPFENDHELELNSAEVLRMNTVDVMDIGEEESEMENALNEYAQIGSDLGIIPTQCKYFAGDPCWLARWLVGDDKVPKVI from the exons ATGGCGAAATCGGAAAACTCAACGACTTCCACTTATTCGTCTTCCGCCAAGGCTCAACCGTCCAGCGATTCCGAGGCCGGCCCCGACTCGTACGCTCTCGAAAAGTTCAAGCTCTACGAGACCAGAGCG AGGTTTTATCTAGTTGGCAGCGATCGGAGCAAACGATTCTTCAGAGTGCTGAAGATCGATCGCTCGGAGCCGTCGGAGCTCAACATTAGCGAAGATCCGGTAGTGTACTCTCCTCAGGAGATCAAGAGTCTGCTTCAGCGTATCTCCGAAGGCAATCGTGCCACCGGAGGGTTGGCTTTCGTGGCCAAAGTCTATGGAATCGCTG GTTGTGCTAAGTTTATGGAGTCATACTACTTAGTTTTGGTGACAAAACGGCGGCAGATTGGGTGCATCTGTGGGCATGCGATATACGCTATTGATGAAAGTCAGATGATCACTGTCCCACATGCAACTATCCAGTCTGATGCTGCGAATTCGAAAACTGAACTAAG GTACAAGAAGCTTCTGTCAAGTGTTGATTTGACCAAAGATTTCTTCTACAGTTACACGTATCCTATAATGCGAAGTCTGCAAAAGAACGTTTTATCATCTGGCGAGGAAGGGGTGCCCTATGATAACATATTTGTGTGGAATGCGTATCTGACGCAGCCTATTCGATCAAGGTGTAACAACACTATTTGGACTCTAGCATTAGTTCATGGGCATTTTAAGCAG ATAAGGCTGTCGATATATGGAAGAGACTTCAGTGTTACTCTAGTCTCCAGACGTTCTCGACATTTTGCAGGCACACG tTACTTGAAAAGGGGAGTGAATGATCGTGGAAGGGTTGCAAATGATGTGGAAACAGAACAGCTTGTTTTTGATGAAGAAGCTGGATCTTGCAAAGGAAAAATGACCTCAGTGGTGCAGATGCGAGGATCAATTCCACTCTTTTGGTCGCAAGAGGCCTCGAGATTTAGTCCTAAGCCTGATATTTTCT TACAGAGGTATGATCCTACTTACGAGTCAACCAAAATGCATTTTGAAGACCTGGTGAACCGATATGGGAATCCTATCATTGTGCTCAACTTAATCAAG TCAGTTGAGAAAAGACCTCGGGAAATGGTGCTAAGGCGTGAGTTTGCGAAAGCAGTGGGTTACCTAAACTCAATTTTTCCTGAAGAAAATCGTTTCAAGTTTATCCATTGGGATTTCCACAAATTTGCAAAGAG CAAGTCGGCGAATGTATTGGCTGTTTTGGGTGCTGTAGCAAGCGAAGCCCTTGACTTGACTGGGTTTTACTTCAGTGGCAAGCCTAAAATTGTTAAGAAGAAAGCTAGCCAACTTAGTCATGCTAGCACTGGAAG GGAACAATCTCTGCGTGATCTAAGAGCTTACTCTTTGGAACTTTCAAGGGGTGAGAGTTCAAATGATATACTTAGTGCTCTTGCTAACCGAGAGAAAGAGATGAAGCTAAGCCAACAAAAAAGAGACGATGGAACTGATTCCGCAGCTCCTCGTTACCAAAGTGGGGTTCTTCGTACCAACTGTATTGACTGCTTGGATAGAACAAACGTAGCACAGTACGCATATGGTTTGGCTGCTTTAGGCCGGCAGCTGCACGCAATAGGTTTGAGTGATACATCTAAGATTGACCCCGACAGTAGCATAGCTGCTGCACTTATGGATATGTACCAGGGCATGGGCGATGCCCTTGCACAACAATATGGCGGCTCAGCTGCGCATAATACT GTTTTCCCAGAAAGGCAGGGGAAATGGAAGGCCACGACACAGTCTAGGGAATTTCTCAAGTCTATCAAACGATACTACAGCAATACCTACACTGATGGCGAAAAGCAAGACGCCATAAACTT ATTCTTGGGCTACTTTCAACCTCAGGAAGGGAAACCTGCGCTCTGGGAGCTGGATTCTGATTATTATCTCCATGTGTCAGGGATTGGAGATGATATTTTCCCAGAAAGGGG GCTCCAGTCCATTGCGAAACCCATGAGTGGTATTGGAGTCAATCTTGCACCAGTGCCGGCTTTCAGAGAAGACTTCTCACGGAAGAAGCTGACATCATTTGACAAACTGATCGAGCAGACATGTAGTTCAATAAAGAACGTGAGGCTTTGTAGCGAGACAGACCAGAGGCCAGGTGGCAGCACTGGAAGCACTGGTGTTGCTCCTGATGCAGC TGAGATTCAGCTCAAGACCCCCAATTGGCTGTTTGGTTCAAGAAAGCCCAAAGAGAGTGGCTCTGCCACGAAACCTGATGCAGATGATAGTGAGAAAGGAGTGACCTCGAGTGAGAGAGTCAACGATTTCTGCAACTTGGACTGGCTTTCTCAGTCCAACGATCATCAGGAAGATATCTTTCAAAG GTACCTGTCGATCACATCAACCAATGAAGCCAATGGTTGGTATGGTGGTACTCTCCTCGGTGACCAAGATGAAAACAGCGAAATTTTCAGACATTATGCCCAGTTCTGTCAG TGTCCAGCTATGGAGCCGTTTGAAAACGACCATGAGTTAGAACTGAACTCTGCGGAAGTTCTTCGAATGAACACAGTCGATGTAATGGAcattggagaagaagaatcggAGATGGAAAACGCTTTAAATGAATACGCTCAGATCGGTAGCGACCTCGGGATCATTCCAACGCAATGCAAATACTTCGCCGGAGATCCTTGTTGGCTAGCCAGATGGCTCGTTGGAGATGATAAGGTCCCAAAGGTCatttaa
- the LOC106434188 gene encoding uncharacterized protein LOC106434188 isoform X1 — translation MLTFPLCGCELSSESKTLGFAASLISISQTRRQIVLGRRDSVKVSAAKSGNFSLGSIFKSCDTYGAKGAIECPGCKGTGRNKKNGNIFERWKCFDCQGFGMKSCPKCGKGGLTPEQRGER, via the exons ATGTTGACATTCCCACTTTGTGGTTGTGAGTTATCTTCAGAATCCAAGACTCTAGGTTTTGCTGCTTCACTGATTTCTATCTCGCAAACCAGAAGACAGATTGTGCTGGGACGACGCGATTCCGTCAAAGTTTCTGCAGCAAAATCCGGAAATTTCTCCCTTGGTTCG ATATTCAAAAGCTGTGACACTTATGGAGCCAAAGGAGCAATTGAGTGCCCCGGTTGCAAG GGAACAGGTAGAAATAAGAAGAATGGAAATATTTTCGAGAGGTGGAA ATGTTTTGATTGCCAAGGATTCGGTATGAAGAGCTGTCCTAAATGTGGCAAGGGAGGTTTGACGCCAGAACAGAGAGGGGAAAGATAG
- the LOC106434191 gene encoding ras-related protein RABG3b — MSMRRRSLLKVIVLGDSGVGKTSLMNQYVNNKFSQQYKATIGADFVTKELQIDDRLVTLQIWDTAGQERFQSLGVAFYRGADCCVLVYDVNYLKSFDSLDNWHEEFLKQASPRDPTAFPFILLGNKVDIDGGNSRVVSEKKAREWCAQMGNICYYETSAKEDYNVDESFLCITKLALANERDQDIYFQGIPESGSEPEQRGGCAC, encoded by the exons ATGTCGATGCGAAGAAGAAGTTTGCTTAAAGTTATTGTCCTTGGAGACAGCGG GGTTGGCAAAACATCGTTGATGAATCA ATATGTGAATAATAAGTTTAGTCAACAGTACAAAGCCACGATTGGAGCTGATTTTGTCACCAAGGAGCTTCAAATCGATGACAGGCTCGTCACACTCCAA ATTTGGGACACTGCTGGGCAAGAGAGGTTCCAGAGTCTTGGTGTTGCTTTCTATAGAGGTGCAGATTGTTGTGTGCTTGTTTATGATGTTAACTACCTCAAGTCATTTGATTCTCTGGACAATTGGCACGAGGAGTTTCTTAAGCAG GCTAGCCCACGGGATCCAACGGCCTTCCCGTTCATATTGCTTGGTAACAAGGTTGATATTGATGGAGGAAACAGTCGAGTG GTATCAGAGAAGAAAGCTAGAGAATGGTGTGCTCAAATGGGAAACATATGCTATTACGAGACATCGGCTAAAGAAGATTACAATGTAGATGAATCGTTCTTGTGCATCACAAAACTTGCCCTTGCCAATGAGCGCGACCAAGATAT ATATTTTCAGGGGATTCCAGAGTCTGGTTCAGAGCCTGAGCAAAGAGGAGGATGTGCTTGCTGA
- the LOC106434188 gene encoding uncharacterized protein LOC106434188 isoform X2 produces MLTFPLCGCELSSESKTLGFAASLISISQTRRQIVLGRRDSVKVSAAKSGNFSLGSIFKSCDTYGAKGAIECPGCKGTGRNKKNGNIFERWKKCKCVDVLIAKDSV; encoded by the exons ATGTTGACATTCCCACTTTGTGGTTGTGAGTTATCTTCAGAATCCAAGACTCTAGGTTTTGCTGCTTCACTGATTTCTATCTCGCAAACCAGAAGACAGATTGTGCTGGGACGACGCGATTCCGTCAAAGTTTCTGCAGCAAAATCCGGAAATTTCTCCCTTGGTTCG ATATTCAAAAGCTGTGACACTTATGGAGCCAAAGGAGCAATTGAGTGCCCCGGTTGCAAG GGAACAGGTAGAAATAAGAAGAATGGAAATATTTTCGAGAGGTGGAA AAAGTGCAAATGTGTAGATGTTTTGATTGCCAAGGATTCGGTATGA
- the LOC106434192 gene encoding uncharacterized protein LOC106434192, whose protein sequence is MEKKKSDDVNSKWDACLDLTARRVVYSSLGGAFAGLLFFRSPVTRWASIAFGAGLGIGSAYTDCSRVFDASSSSSASAALVAPISTETSSSSSYVSQAEEE, encoded by the exons atggagaagaagaagagtgatgaTGTCAACTCTAAATGGGACGCGTGTCTCGATCTCACCGCTCGTCGCGTAGTCTACTCCTCCCTCGGCGGCGCGTTCGCCGGTCTTCTCTTCTTCA GGAGTCCCGTGACAAGATGGGCGTCGATTGCGTTTGGTGCTGGACTCGGTATTGGATCTGCGTACACTGATTGTTCTCGTGTCTTCGATGCATCATCGTCGTCTTCAGCTTCCGCCGCTTTGGTAGCTCCCATCAGTACAGagacttcttcttcgtcttcttatGTATCTCAG GCAGAGGAAGAGTAA
- the LOC106434228 gene encoding protein NRT1/ PTR FAMILY 5.15: protein MKKPEEEASLLEDYVSDSVDHRGSPAAKSSTGGWRSAWFIIGVEVAERFAYFGIACNLINYLTGPLGQSTAAAAVNVNTWSGTASMLPILGAFVADAYLGRYRTILAASLIYILGLGLLTLSASLILTGESEQRLNVSAKPSVSVNILFFCSLYLVAIGQGGHKPCVQAFGADQFDSGDPKEVISRGSFFNWWFLSLSAGISLSIIVVAYVQDNVSWAYGFGIPCLFMVMALVMFLLGRKSYRYPKGNREESSNAFARIGRVFFVAFKNRKLSLAGSGLGQGLLEDGPSEKHSGRLEFLAKAMIAREDGAEPCSGRDVEDAKALVRLIPIWITSVVSTIPYAQFMTFFTKQGVTVDRRILPGLEIPAASLLSFIGVSILISVPFYEHVFLPLARMITKKPFGITMLQRIGVGMVLSSFNMVLAALVETKRLNIAREHGLVDKPDVTVPMSIWWFAPQYLLLGMIDVFSLVGTQEFFYDQVPTELRSIGLSLSLSAMGLSSFLSGLLITVIDWATGRNGGENWFNTNLNRAHVDYFYLLLAAFTAIAFIAFLFISKLYVYRRVDQ from the exons ATGAAGAAACCCGAAGAAGAAGCTTCACTTCTTGAAGATTACGTCAGCGATTCCGTCGACCACCGTGGAAGTCCCGCCGCAAAATCATCCACCGGCGGATGGAGATCCGCCTGGTTCATCATAG GTGTTGAAGTTGCAGAGAGGTTCGCTTACTTTGGAATAGCTTGCAACTTGATAAATTACCTAACCGGACCTCTCGGCCAATCGACGGCGGCCGCCGCCGTGAACGTGAACACGTGGTCTGGAACCGCCTCCATGCTTCCTATTTTAGGAGCTTTTGTGGCAGACGCTTATCTTGGTCGTTACCGTACAATTCTTGCAGCTTCCCTCATCTACATACTG GGACTAGGACTATTGACATTATCAGCTTCCTTGATCCTTACGGGAGAATCAGAGCAGCGCCTCAATGTTTCTGCTAAGCCCTCTGTCTCGGTGAACATACTTTTCTTCTGCTCTCTTTACCTTGTCGCGATAGGACAGGGAGGACACAAGCCGTGTGTTCAAGCGTTTGGTGCGGACCAGTTTGACTCTGGAGATCCAAAGGAAGTAATCTCGAGAGGATCGTTTTTCAACTGGTGGTTCTTGAGTTTATCTGCTGGGATAAGTTTATCGATCATAGTGGTTGCGTACGTGCAAGATAATGTTAGCTGGGCGTACGGGTTTGGGATCCCTTGCTTGTTCATGGTTATGGCTCTTGTTATGTTCTTGCTCGGGAGAAAATCTTACAGATACCCTAAGGGAAACCGCGAGGAGAGCAGTAACGCTTTTGCAAGAATCGGTAGAGTTTTCTTTGTGGCGTTTAAGAACCGGAAGCTGAGTTTAGCAGGGTCCGGTTTAGGACAAGGTCTGTTGGAGGATGGTCCGTCTGAGAAACATAGCGGTCGGCTCGA GTTCCTAGCTAAAGCGATGATTGCAAGGGAAGACGGTGCAGAGCCATGTAGCGGTAGGGATGTGGAAGACGCGAAGGCTTTGGTGAGGCTTATTCCGATATGGATCACATCGGTGGTGAGCACGATTCCATATGCTCAATTCATGACTTTCTTCACTAAGCAAGGCGTAACGGTGGACAGAAGAATCTTACCGGGTTTGGAAATCCCTGCGGCTTCTTTGTTATCATTCATCGGTGTATCGATTCTCATCTCTGTCCCGTTCTACGAGCATGTGTTTCTACCGTTAGCTAGAATGATTACCAAAAAGCCTTTTGGGATCACAATGCTCCAGagaataggagttggaatggtGCTTTCGAGCTTCAACATGGTGCTCGCTGCATTGGTGGAAACTAAACGGCTGAATATCGCTAGAGAACATGGGCTCGTGGACAAGCCGGACGTGACGGTTCCAATGTCCATATGGTGGTTTGCTCCTCAGTATTTGTTGCTTGGGATGATCGATGTGTTTTCTTTGGTGGGAACACAAGAGTTCTTCTATGACCAAGTCCCAACCGAGCTAAGGAGCATTGGTCTCTCGCTTTCTTTGAGTGCAATGGGTCTTTCGAGCTTCCTAAGCGGTTTGCTCATCACTGTGATTGATTGGGCTACCGGAAGAAACGGTGGAGAAAACTGGTTCAACACTAACCTGAACCGAGCCCATGTTGATTACTTTTACTTGTTGCTGGCTGCCTTCACGGCCATTGCTTTCATTGCGTTCTTGTTCATCTCCAAGTTGTATGTGTATCGTCGGGTGGACCAATAA
- the LOC106434221 gene encoding polyadenylate-binding protein 3 codes for MAAAVATGVAPSTMIDQVPSPTAAQTSVQVSVSVPVQSPVVAADQTHPNSSLYVGDLDPRVAEAHLFDLFKHIASVVSVRVCRDQNRRSLGYAYINFSNPNDAIRAMEALNYTPLFDRPIRIMLSNRDPSTRKSGKGNIFIKSLDASIDNKALFETFSSFGTILSCKVATDVTGQSKGYGFVQFEKEESAQAAIDKLNGMLMNDKQVYVGHFIRRQERSREENAPTPRFTNVYVKNLPKEIGEDELRKTFGKFGSISSAVVMRDQSGNSRCFGFVNFECAEAAAQAVEKMNGISLGDDVLFVGRAQKKSEREQELRRKFEEERMNRFEKSQGANLYLKNLDDSVDDEKLKEMFSEFGNVTSSKVMVNPQGISRGFGFVAYSNPEEASRALNEMNGKMIGRKPLYIALAQRKEDRQAHLQALFSQIRAPESMQSPMTGFNHPRGGPMHGPPQHMYVGQNGRSSMVPSQPMGYGFQPQFMPGMRPGSGPGNFIMPYPLQRQPQAGHRMGFGRGATNMPHHIQQQQQLIHHNPSPGMRYMNGAGNGRNGLELSVSQGTLPPVMPLPIDASSIGIVAPQNHQKAPLLPISKLTSLLASASPADRTRMLGERLYPLVERQEPLHVAKVTGMLLEMDQAEILHLMESPEALKSKVSEALDVLRLSADAPDHDLGFSTID; via the exons ATGGCGGCCGCGGTTGCGACGGGGGTTGCACCGTCGACAATGATTGATCAAGTTCCGAGTCCGACGGCGGCTCAGACTTCGGTTCAGGTTTCGGTTTCGGTACCGGTTCAATCTCCAGTGGTTGCGGCTGATCAAACGCATCCGAATTCATCGCTCTACGTGGGAGATCTAGACCCGAGAGTGGCCGAAGCACATCTGTTCGATCTGTTCAAACATATCGCTAGTGTTGTCTCGGTCCGAGTCTGTCGCGATCAAAACCGTCGATCTTTGGGATATGCCTACATCAATTTCAGTAACCCTAATGATG CTATCCGCGCAATGGAGGCCTTGAACTACACTCCCCTCTTCGACAGGCCCATCAGGATCATGCTCTCGAACCGTGACCCCAGCACGCGAAAGAGCGGCAAAGGTAACATTTTTATCAAAAGCCTAGACGCCTCTATCGACAACAAGGCCTTGTTCGAAACCTTTTCGAGTTTCGGAACCATCCTCTCATGCAAAGTTGCAACTGACGTGACCGGACAGTCCAAGGGATACGGGTTCGTCCAGTTCGAGAAGGAGGAATCTGCTCAAGCAGCAATTGACAAACTAAACGGAATGCTAATGAACGACAAGCAAGTATACGTGGGACACTTCATCAGACGCCAAGAACGCTCTCGGGAAGAAAACGCCCCTACGCCGCGTTTCACTAACGTGTACGTCAAGAATCTCCCCAAGGAGATTGGTGAGGACGAGCTAAGGAAGACGTTTGGTAAATTTGGATCGATTTCGAGCGCGGTTGTGATGAGGGACCAGAGTGGAAACTCGAGGTGTTTCGGGTTTGTGAACTTTGAGTGTGCCGAAGCAGCGGCGCAAGCCGTTGAGAAGATGAATGGGATTAGCTTAGGGGATGATGTGTTGTTCGTTGGGAGGGCGCAGAAGAAGTCTGAGAGAGAGCAAGAGCTGAGAAGGAAGTTTGAGGAAGAGAGGATGAACCGGTTTGAGAAATCTCAAGGAGCAAATCTGTATTTGAAGAATCTTGATGATAGCGTTGATGATGAGAAACTCAAGGAGATGTTCTCTGAGTTTGGAAATGTAACCTCTTCCAAG GTTATGGTTAATCCACAAGGAATAAGCAGAGGGTTTGGTTTTGTTGCTTATTCCAATCCTGAAGAAGCTTCAAGAGCC CTGAATGAAATGAACGGGAAGATGATAGGAAGGAAACCACTTTACATAGCTCTTGCGCAGCGCAAAGAAGATAGACAAGCACATTTACAG GCGCTGTTTTCACAGATTAGAGCACCAGAGTCAATGCAATCTCCAATGACGGGGTTTAATCACCCACGAGGTGGACCAATGCATGGTCCACCTCAGCACATGTACGTAGGCCAGAATGGGCGTTCAAGCATGGTCCCATCCCAGCCCATGGGATATGGATTCCAGCCTCAGTTCATGCCCGGGATGCGTCCAGGTTCTGGCCCAGGCAACTTCATCATGCCTTATCCTCTTCAGAGACAACCTCAGGCCGGTCATAGAATGGGATTTGGGCGCGGTGCTACTAACATGCCACATCACATCCAACAACAGCAACAA CTTATACACCATAACCCGAGCCCGGGAATGAGATACATGAATGGTGCGGGTAACGGGAGGAACGGATTGGAATTGAGTGTTTCACAAGGAACGTTGCCTCCAGTCATGCCTTTGCCAATTGATGCTTCTTCAATTGGTATTGTTGCTCCTCAAAATCACCAGAAAGCTCCTCTACTTCCAATCTCTAAGCTCACTTCTCTCTTAGCTTCTGCAAGTCCAGCTGATCGCACACGG ATGCTCGGAGAGCGACTATACCCACTTGTGGAAAGGCAGGAACCACTTCACGTGGCTAAAGTGACAGGAATGTTGTTGGAGATGGATCAGGCCGAGATATTGCACCTGATGGAGTCACCAGAGGCACTCAAGTCTAAAGTTTCTGAGGCATTAGATGTTCTCAGGCTTTCTGCTGATGCACCTGATCATGATCTTGGTTTCTCTACCATCGACTGA